Proteins encoded by one window of Streptomyces clavuligerus:
- a CDS encoding MMPL family transporter has protein sequence MSSAPPAGHSPSGAAPQEPSPAEGSTVRTTLVERIAGWSARNARKAIAGWFLLVVVCVVAGSSVGSGAKTSDPGEAGQGQRILREQDRKATNFRENILIEDRTRTEKFRGNAELEAVAADVAKRLRAREDIVKEVAAPGDGAAAARQLISADGRSGLVTATIEGPAGPAADKRLFALQDAVKELRKAHPDARIAMAGGLSLDIALGEAADKDLARAELLSLPLTLVILLVVFGALVAAGVPVLLAVTAVAAALGLVGVIGTVIPANSTVSSVVLLIGMAVGVDYSLFYLRREREERAAGRLPKEALRISARTSGHAVVVSGLTVMISMSGLLIVGADVFNGMAVGTIVVVGMAVLGSVTVLPAVLALLGRKVDALRLPLLGRRRTEATESRSWAAIARVVVRKPLLTGSLALLALGALAVPALSMKLSEPGSLSSLPRSIDVVDAGVRLQEAFPGGASPAQVVVWGEGATAGRADAAIEVLHRKAAESELIGEPIIAEKVDEVLSVQVPLAGKGTDATSVKALKELRQEVLPEAFEGVGGLEYAVTGEVAGKQDLADLLAERQLWVIAFVLAMALVILVRVFRAPLVALVSVLLNLLSIGAAYGVVVLGFQDGHLSGLLDFQSSGGVVNWLPLFMFAILFGLSMDYHVFILSRIHERWQRGEDALTAVTRGVSGSAGVITSAAVVMIAVFALFSTLSLVEYKMLGVGMAVAVLIDATLVRGVLLPAALALLGDRAWGRRPERPAAQPAPQSDAVPPARTPSDAHSS, from the coding sequence ATGTCAAGTGCACCGCCCGCTGGGCACTCCCCCTCCGGGGCGGCTCCGCAGGAGCCCTCCCCGGCCGAGGGGTCCACGGTCCGCACCACGCTGGTCGAACGCATCGCGGGCTGGTCGGCACGGAACGCGCGCAAGGCCATCGCCGGCTGGTTCCTGCTGGTCGTCGTCTGTGTGGTCGCGGGCAGCAGCGTCGGCAGCGGCGCCAAGACCTCCGACCCCGGCGAGGCCGGGCAGGGCCAGCGCATTCTGCGGGAGCAGGACCGCAAGGCCACCAACTTCCGCGAGAACATCCTCATCGAGGACAGGACCCGCACGGAGAAGTTCCGCGGCAACGCCGAACTGGAGGCCGTGGCCGCCGATGTCGCCAAGCGGCTCCGGGCCCGCGAGGACATCGTCAAGGAGGTCGCCGCCCCCGGTGACGGCGCCGCGGCGGCCCGGCAGCTCATCTCGGCGGACGGGAGGAGCGGGCTGGTCACCGCGACCATCGAGGGTCCCGCAGGACCCGCGGCCGACAAGCGGCTGTTCGCGCTCCAGGACGCCGTCAAGGAGCTGCGGAAGGCCCACCCGGACGCCCGGATCGCCATGGCGGGCGGCCTCTCGCTGGACATCGCGCTGGGCGAGGCGGCCGACAAGGACCTGGCCCGGGCCGAGCTGCTGTCGCTGCCCCTGACCCTGGTCATCCTGCTGGTCGTCTTCGGTGCCCTGGTCGCCGCCGGTGTGCCCGTGCTCCTCGCGGTGACCGCGGTCGCGGCGGCCCTCGGGCTCGTCGGGGTGATCGGCACGGTCATCCCCGCGAACAGCACGGTCTCCTCGGTGGTGCTGCTGATCGGCATGGCCGTGGGCGTGGACTACTCCCTCTTCTATCTGCGCCGTGAGCGCGAGGAGCGGGCGGCGGGCCGGCTCCCCAAGGAGGCGCTGCGCATCAGCGCCCGTACCTCGGGGCACGCGGTCGTGGTCTCCGGCCTCACCGTGATGATCTCCATGTCCGGTCTGCTCATCGTGGGAGCGGATGTCTTCAACGGCATGGCCGTCGGCACCATCGTCGTCGTCGGCATGGCCGTCCTGGGCTCCGTGACCGTGCTGCCCGCGGTGCTGGCGCTGCTGGGCCGCAAGGTCGACGCGCTGCGCCTGCCCCTGCTGGGCCGCCGCCGCACCGAGGCGACGGAGTCCAGGAGCTGGGCGGCGATCGCCCGGGTCGTGGTCCGCAAGCCGCTGCTGACGGGCTCCCTGGCACTGCTCGCCCTGGGCGCGCTCGCCGTACCGGCGCTCAGCATGAAGCTGAGCGAGCCCGGTTCGCTCAGCTCGCTGCCCCGCAGTATCGATGTCGTCGACGCCGGTGTCCGTCTCCAGGAGGCGTTCCCCGGCGGTGCCTCCCCGGCCCAGGTCGTGGTCTGGGGCGAGGGCGCGACGGCGGGCCGGGCCGACGCCGCGATCGAGGTGCTGCACCGGAAGGCCGCCGAGAGCGAGCTGATCGGTGAGCCGATCATCGCGGAGAAGGTGGACGAGGTGCTGAGCGTGCAGGTCCCGCTGGCCGGGAAGGGCACCGACGCGACCTCCGTGAAGGCGCTGAAGGAGCTGCGGCAGGAGGTTCTGCCGGAGGCGTTCGAAGGGGTCGGCGGGCTGGAGTACGCCGTCACCGGCGAGGTCGCGGGGAAGCAGGATCTCGCGGATCTGCTGGCGGAGCGTCAGCTCTGGGTCATCGCCTTCGTGCTCGCCATGGCGCTCGTGATCCTCGTCCGGGTGTTCCGCGCGCCGCTGGTGGCCCTGGTGTCGGTCCTGCTCAACCTGCTCTCCATCGGCGCCGCCTACGGCGTGGTCGTCCTCGGTTTCCAGGACGGCCATCTCTCCGGCCTGCTGGACTTCCAGTCGAGCGGCGGAGTGGTCAACTGGCTGCCCCTGTTCATGTTCGCGATCCTGTTCGGCCTGAGCATGGATTACCACGTGTTCATCCTCAGCCGGATTCATGAGCGCTGGCAGCGCGGCGAGGACGCCCTGACCGCCGTGACCCGCGGTGTCTCCGGCAGCGCGGGCGTCATCACCAGTGCGGCCGTGGTGATGATCGCGGTGTTCGCGCTGTTCTCCACGCTCAGCCTCGTCGAGTACAAGATGCTCGGTGTCGGCATGGCGGTCGCCGTCCTCATCGACGCGACGCTGGTGCGCGGGGTCCTGCTGCCCGCCGCCCTCGCCCTGCTCGGCGACCGGGCCTGGGGCAGGCGCCCCGAGCGGCCCGCCGCACAGCCCGCACCGCAGAGCGACGCGGTCCCCCCGGCGCGGACCCCGTCCGACGCCCACAGCTCCTGA
- a CDS encoding DUF4097 family beta strand repeat-containing protein → MALTTQADTGTPKTRARRQLACASLVAAAALALSACDPPSSDDRKSERQSYTITEKATGLKLATRGGDVTITASDRTDVKVTEKIHYSDDAPEPTHAVADGAITLDSGACSKGNCGVDYTIELPAALALDISSDGGDVEVRGTKGDLSVATEGGRGDLSELAAFKVTARTAGGALKLAFRTKPTKVTAATDGGDVTMTVPEGSYAVRADTSGGDKKIEVGQDHGAAEHIQADTEGGDLTIRTG, encoded by the coding sequence ATGGCACTGACCACGCAAGCGGACACCGGTACCCCGAAGACCCGGGCGCGGAGGCAGCTCGCCTGCGCCTCCCTGGTCGCCGCCGCGGCGCTCGCGCTGAGCGCCTGCGACCCGCCCTCCAGCGACGACCGCAAGAGCGAGCGCCAGAGCTACACGATCACCGAGAAGGCCACCGGGCTGAAGCTGGCCACCCGGGGCGGCGATGTCACGATCACCGCGTCCGACCGTACGGATGTGAAGGTCACCGAGAAGATCCACTACTCGGACGACGCGCCCGAACCCACGCACGCGGTCGCGGACGGGGCGATCACCCTCGACAGCGGCGCCTGCTCCAAGGGCAACTGCGGGGTCGACTACACGATCGAGCTGCCCGCGGCGCTCGCGCTCGACATCAGCAGCGACGGCGGCGATGTGGAGGTCCGGGGGACGAAGGGCGATCTCTCCGTCGCCACCGAGGGCGGCCGGGGCGATCTGTCGGAGCTGGCGGCCTTCAAGGTGACCGCCCGTACCGCGGGAGGCGCGCTGAAGCTGGCCTTCCGCACCAAGCCGACCAAGGTGACCGCCGCCACCGACGGCGGGGACGTGACCATGACCGTGCCGGAGGGCTCGTACGCGGTACGGGCCGACACCTCGGGCGGCGACAAGAAGATCGAGGTCGGTCAGGACCACGGCGCGGCCGAGCACATCCAGGCCGACACCGAGGGCGGCGATCTGACGATCCGTACCGGCTGA
- a CDS encoding ArsR/SmtB family transcription factor: MTNGPPLTGDAFLQVMAALGNPHRMRIIASLSHGRNYVSQLARDIGMSRPLLHMHLKRLESSGLITGSLEVSRGGKAMRYFEVVPFVYELTPELVAEAVRTLTDEGDEGRAPAGDGGGRELTDGGGKQAHRGLFDASGFTNGAAVEAKEEENR, from the coding sequence GTGACGAACGGCCCACCTCTCACCGGGGACGCCTTTTTGCAGGTCATGGCGGCGTTGGGGAATCCGCACCGGATGCGGATCATCGCGTCGCTGTCCCACGGGCGGAACTATGTCAGCCAACTGGCTCGCGACATCGGCATGAGCCGGCCGCTGCTGCACATGCACCTCAAGCGGCTGGAGTCCTCGGGACTGATCACCGGCTCGCTGGAGGTCTCCCGCGGCGGCAAGGCCATGCGCTACTTCGAGGTCGTGCCCTTTGTCTACGAACTGACTCCGGAGCTGGTGGCGGAGGCGGTACGGACCTTGACCGACGAAGGTGACGAGGGGCGCGCCCCCGCCGGTGACGGCGGCGGGCGCGAGCTGACCGACGGAGGCGGGAAGCAGGCCCACCGCGGCCTGTTCGACGCCTCCGGGTTCACGAACGGGGCCGCGGTCGAGGCCAAGGAGGAGGAGAACCGATGA
- a CDS encoding MFS transporter: MPEAASETPAESPPPVPLRRNHNFRMLWIGGGSSVLGVRTAVSAYPLLMLWSTGSAAHAGLVAFAALLPQLLLVLPAGALVDRWDRRRTLMVCDAVGLAGMASLVVALLLGKLYVGQVMLVAFLEGGAVIFYRIAERAVIRGAVPTGQLSEAFSQHQARGHAAGVLGQPLGAGLFSLARWAPFLAAAVTHTVALVTLLMMRHQPVESRTGTRRALRTEIAEGIAWVWRQRFLRAALLVISISNIAFQVMALALVVLVKEGGHPAYMVGLVGLLGGAGGITGAMTAAWVMRRIRLGPLLLLALAVWTALMASLAFVAHPVALGLVSAGTTWVGALLNVAAGVHQVKVTPDALQGRVSSVFALVTSGLNSLGALLGGVLLTWYGGARTMAGVAVCMAVVTLLALAAPTVRRAAD; encoded by the coding sequence GTGCCCGAGGCGGCGTCGGAGACACCGGCGGAGAGCCCGCCGCCCGTCCCCCTCCGCCGGAACCACAACTTCCGGATGCTCTGGATCGGGGGCGGCAGCTCCGTGCTCGGCGTACGGACGGCGGTCTCCGCGTACCCGCTGCTGATGCTCTGGAGCACCGGATCGGCCGCGCACGCCGGTCTGGTGGCGTTCGCCGCGCTGCTGCCCCAGCTCCTGCTCGTCCTGCCCGCGGGCGCGCTCGTGGACCGCTGGGACCGGCGCCGGACCCTGATGGTGTGCGACGCCGTCGGGCTGGCCGGTATGGCCTCCCTGGTCGTGGCGCTGCTCCTGGGCAAGCTGTACGTCGGCCAGGTGATGCTGGTGGCGTTCCTGGAGGGCGGGGCCGTCATCTTCTACCGGATCGCCGAACGGGCCGTGATCCGCGGCGCCGTGCCCACCGGCCAGCTCTCGGAGGCGTTCTCCCAGCACCAGGCGCGCGGCCACGCGGCCGGGGTGCTGGGGCAGCCCCTGGGCGCGGGGCTGTTCTCCCTCGCCCGCTGGGCGCCCTTCCTGGCCGCTGCGGTCACCCATACCGTCGCCCTGGTGACCCTGCTGATGATGCGTCACCAGCCGGTGGAGAGCAGGACCGGGACACGGCGGGCCCTGCGCACCGAGATCGCCGAGGGAATCGCCTGGGTGTGGCGGCAGCGGTTCCTGCGGGCGGCGCTGCTGGTCATCAGCATCAGCAATATCGCGTTCCAGGTGATGGCGCTCGCCCTGGTGGTGCTCGTCAAGGAAGGGGGCCACCCGGCCTACATGGTGGGCCTGGTGGGTCTGCTGGGCGGGGCCGGGGGCATCACCGGCGCGATGACCGCCGCGTGGGTGATGCGGCGGATACGGCTGGGGCCGCTGCTTCTGCTGGCGCTGGCCGTCTGGACGGCGCTGATGGCCTCGCTGGCGTTCGTCGCGCACCCGGTGGCCCTCGGTCTGGTGAGCGCCGGCACCACCTGGGTCGGCGCCCTGCTCAACGTCGCCGCCGGGGTGCACCAGGTGAAGGTGACCCCGGACGCGCTCCAGGGCCGGGTGAGCAGTGTGTTCGCCCTGGTGACCTCGGGGCTCAACTCCCTCGGCGCGCTGCTCGGCGGTGTGCTGCTCACCTGGTACGGCGGGGCCCGGACGATGGCGGGCGTGGCCGTCTGCATGGCCGTCGTCACCCTGCTCGCGCTGGCGGCGCCCACCGTCCGCCGGGCGGCCGATTAG